The sequence below is a genomic window from Bacteroidota bacterium.
TTGAATGTCTTCGGCACTCATTACAAGAAAGTCCACATCCTTGAATTGCGATTTGGCAATCTCAATCATGTTAGCGCTAAAGTCTATTCCGGTTTTATTTTTTCCGTTAATTTCGTGAATCAATTCTCCTGTGCCACATCCAATTTCAAGAACCGAATAATTTTCGTGAGAAAAATAATTGCAATACTTAGTAATGTCATCCCAATAATAGCGGTGACTTTTGCGATTTTTAACCCGGTTGCCGGCAATCTGATCAAAATATTCTTTCTTATTCACTGTTAGAAAAGTATAGCGTTTTATGAAAACGGGGGCAATGATAACATATTTCAACAATTAGGCACTTTCCATTCGCCTAACGTAGATGTTGAAATATTTTTCTTCGTGTACAGGTAAAGCCAGCAAGTCTTGCATACTCATAAGTTTTTGCTCGCCATCTGTAAACAAAAAAATTTGAAAGCCTAGTTGGAATAAAAAGTCAGCGAATTCCTTTACACTGCTGCCTGATTTTTGTAAACCATAAGGCCATAATTCTGAAAGTAATTTTATTTGATGATTATACTCAAGGCATTGTTTCATCCCTTTCAGGGCAAACATTTCAAATCCCTGAATATCCATTTTTATAAAATCAACTTTCTTATTTCTTTGCAAATAACTATCTATGCTCACGCAAGGCATTTCGTACTTTGTTTTATACGATTCGGGCTCATAGGTTCGATGGTCCACATTCAAGAAGTCAGAAACGTATACAGTTACCGTTCCATTTTGCTCGCTAACAGCATTGGGGTTAAGCGAAACATTTGCTAAGGAAAAGCAATTGCGTTGCAGGTACTCAAA
It includes:
- a CDS encoding FkbM family methyltransferase, giving the protein MQKTVQTRLGNFLYENCFPVYNIIYPYFKFKQDAHEIELLNENIKKGDIVCDIGANIGFYTKIISRLVGIKGYVHAFEPDKKNFEYLQRNCFSLANVSLNPNAVSEQNGTVTVYVSDFLNVDHRTYEPESYKTKYEMPCVSIDSYLQRNKKVDFIKMDIQGFEMFALKGMKQCLEYNHQIKLLSELWPYGLQKSGSSVKEFADFLFQLGFQIFLFTDGEQKLMSMQDLLALPVHEEKYFNIYVRRMESA